The proteins below come from a single Panicum hallii strain FIL2 chromosome 7, PHallii_v3.1, whole genome shotgun sequence genomic window:
- the LOC112901429 gene encoding probable purine permease 11, whose amino-acid sequence MAHAQEIQLQIRGVPDEESVHEDGRDGSKAATRRSTTRGSFRWWMTVAVDMLMVLCGTTVATLLGRLYYNSGGNSKWMATLTQSGGSPLLVVPLLMTPAPSAEERRPAASKLWPIYAGIGVLIGFDNLMYSYALQYLPVSTFSLVAATQLAFNAITSRLINAQRFTALIANSVMVLTFSAALLGVGSSSDGTSSSGSAPRGKYPVGFALVLAASAAFALIMSLFEATFEKVIRARTLRWVLSMQMYTNLVASAVSVAGLLASGDWRTIPAEMAAFKDGRARYVLTLAGTAVAWQAAAVGVVRLIARVSSLFANVTATLALPLVPVLAVALFGDRMTGIKVVAMLMAVWGFLSYVYQHYVDARRAGRTHCRVCAARAGSDEVLPA is encoded by the exons ATGGCGCATGCTCAAGAAATTCAGCTCCAAATCAGAG GCGTTCCGGACGAGGAATCCGTCCACGAAGACGGCCGCGATGGATCCAAGGCCGCCACCCGCCGGTCGACAACGAGAGGCAGTTTCCGATGGTGGATGACGGTGGCGGTCGACATGCTCATGGTTCTCTGCGGGACGACCGTGGCCACCCTCCTCGGCCGCCTGTACTACAACTCCGGCGGCAACAGCAAGTGGATGGCCACGCTCACGCAGTCCGGCGGGTCGCCGCTTCTGGTCGTCCCGCTCCTCATGACGCCGGCGCCCTCGGCGGAGGAgcgccggccggcggcgtcCAAGCTGTGGCCCATCTACGCGGGCATCGGGGTCCTGATCGGCTTCGACAACCTCATGTACTCGTACGCGCTGCAGTACCTGCCGGTGTCCACCTTCTCGCTCGTGGCGGCCACGCAGCTGGCCTTCAACGCCATCACCTCGCGCCTCATCAACGCGCAGCGCTTCACGGCGCTGATCGCCAACTCCGTGATGGTGCTCACCTTCTCCGCCGCGCTGCTCGGCGTGGGCTCCTCCTCCGACGGGACCTCCAGCAGCGGCAGCGCGCCGCGCGGCAAGTACCCCGTCGGGTTCGCCCTCGTGCtggccgcctcggccgccttcGCGCTCATCATGTCCCTCTTCGAGGCCACCTTCGAGAAGGTGATCCGGGCGCGGACGCTGCGGTGGGTGCTGTCGATGCAGATGTACACGAACCTGGTGGCGTCGGCGGTGTCCGTGGCGGGGCTGCTGGCGTCGGGGGACTGGCGGACGATCCCGGCGGAGATGGCGGCGTTCAAGGACGGGAGGGCGAGGTACGTGCTGACGCTGGCCGGCACGGCGGTGGCGTggcaggcggcggccgtgggcgtGGTCCGGCTGATCGCGAGGGTGTCGTCGCTGTTCGCGAACGTGACGGCCACGCTGGCGCTGCCGCTGGTGCCGGTGTTGGCGGTGGCGCTGTTCGGGGACAGGATGACGGGGATCAAGGTCGTGGCCATGCTCATGGCCGTGTGGGGGTTCCTCTCGTACGTGTACCAGCACTACGTCGACGCCCGACGCGCCGGGAGGACCCACTGCCGCGtctgcgccgcgcgcgccgggaGCGACGAGGTTTTGCCCGCTTGA
- the LOC112901428 gene encoding probable purine permease 11: MSRANVDSKFRLAQRVLSSISFYCLFFPSLDGPLVELLVIFRASDLQRTNLGCYLFSACHSKGFEMGEAGEIQLQIAGIRGQEGGDDHGQRAGNGGACPPTTAAPRPALSKRLAWWALVLVNVVFVLAGQSVATLLGRIYYDQGGKSLWMQTVVQSCGTPLAIPLLLYFRTRKSSSSSSVAPAARPPLAKLAAIYAGLGVLLAGDNLMYSYGLLYLPMSTYSIIGASQVSFNAVFSYFLNKEKLQALILNSVVLLTFSAALVGVSHGSDGSGSDIPKGKFPAGFALTLSASALFSLILSLMQLTFEEVLKSDTLPTVLEMQFWSNTAAACVSVAGLFASGEWRGIAGEMAAYRKGEVAYAMTLAWTAVSWQLCTMGLMGLVAAVSSLFTNVISTVGTPLSPVIAVIFLGDRVDGEKLLAMLIGVWGLLSYVYQHYLDDSAKAKKMGEKSDEQLQAGKISAE; encoded by the exons ATGAGTCGGGCAAATGTTGACAGCAAATTCAGACTTGCGCAACGCGTGCTGTCTAGTATTTCTTTCTACTGTCTATTCTTTCCATCTCTTGACGGTCCacttgtcgagttgcttgtcatCTTCAGAGCTTCAGACTTGCAGCGTACAAATCTTGGTTGCTATCTCTTTTCTGCATGCCATTCAAAGGGCTTCGAGATGGGTGAAGCTGGTGAAATTCAGCTGCAGATCGCAG GTATCCGAGGCCAAGAAGGCGGAGACGATCATGGACAGAGAGCCGGGAACGGTGGTGCATGTCCTCCGACAACCGCGGCACCGCGGCCGGCGTTGTCGAAACGGCTCGCGTGGTGGGCGCTGGTCCTCGTCAACGTCGTGTTCGTCCTCGCCGGGCAGAGCGTGGCCACGCTCCTCGGCCGGATCTACTACGACCAGGGCGGCAAGAGCCTGTGGATGCAGACGGTGGTGCAGTCCTGCGGCACGCCGCTCGCCATCCCGCTGCTCCTCTACTTCCGGACCAGGAAgtcatcctcctcctcatccgTGGCGCCGGCtgcccggccgccgctcgccaagCTCGCCGCCATCTACGCCGGCCTGGGcgtcctcctcgccggcgacaACCTGATGTACTCGTACGGCCTCCTGTACCTGCCCATGTCGACCTACTCGATCATCGGGGCGAGCCAGGTGTCGTTCAACGCCGTCTTCTCCTATTTCCTGAACAAGGAGAAGTTACAGGCGCTCATCCTCAACTCCGTCGTGCTGCTCACCTTCTCGGCAGCGCTCGTCGGCGTGAGCCACGGCTCGGACGGGAGCGGCAGCGACATCCCCAAGGGGAAGTTCCCGGCGGGGTTCGCGCTGACGCTGTCGGCGTCGGCGCTCTTCTCCCTGATCCTGTCCCTGATGCAGCTGACCTTCGAGGAGGTGCTCAAGAGCGACACGCTCCCCACCGTGCTGGAGATGCAGTTCTGGAGCAACACCGCGGCCGCGTGCGTGTCCGTGGCCGGGCTGTTCGCCTCCGGGGAGTGGCGCGGCATCGCCGGGGAGATGGCGGCGTACCGGAAGGGCGAAGTGGCGTACGCGATGACGCTGGCGTGGACGGCCGTCTCGTGGCAGCTCTGCACGATGGGGCTCATGGGGCTGGTCGCGGCGGTGTCGTCGCTGTTCACCAACGTGATCAGCACGGTGGGCACGCCGCTGTCGCCCGTCATCGCGGTGATCTTCCTCGGCGACCGAGTGGACGGGGAGAAGCTGCTGGCCATGCTCATAGGTGTTTGGGGGCTCCTGTCCTACGTGTATCAGCACTACCTCGACGACAGTGCCAAGGCCAAGAAGATGGGGGAGAAATCTGACGAACAACTCCAAGCTGGAAAAATCTCTGCAGAATAA
- the LOC112901348 gene encoding probable purine permease 11 produces MADNNGGNSNSGGASTNTAEVQIQIPGPSKNEAPAAQEAPAGSSDARNWKWWFVVATDAFFLIVGQTSATLLGRYYYSQGGSSKWLSAFLQTAGFPILFFGLFFFPSKSSSGETPIGKVAMIYVVLGLIMTADDIMYSHGLMYLPVSTYSLICASQLVFNVIFSYVLNSQKLTGLVMNSVVLLTLSALLLGVNHESYGYTGVSRGKYLLGFLLTLGASGTYSLILSLMQLTFENVVKKQTFSAVLNMQIYTAFVATFACLIGLFASGEWKDLKGEMDSFQSGQFSYLMTLVWTSVSWQVASIGMVGLIFEVSSLFSNVISIFALPIVPLFGVMVFHDEMNGVKIIAMLISIWGFISYVCQHYLDNKKARSA; encoded by the exons ATGGCCGACAACAACGGTGGCAACAGCAACAGTGGAGGCGCCAGCACCAACACGGCCGAGGTTCAGATACAGATCCCAG GACCGTCGAAAAACGAAGCTCCAGCAGCTCAGGAAGCACCAGCGGGGAGCTCCGACGCCAGGAATTGGAAATGGTGGTTTGTGGTGGCTACAGATGCTTTCTTCCTTATAGTTGGTCAGACATCAGCAACATTGTTGGGGAGATACTACTACAGCCAAGGTGGCAGCAGCAAGTGGTTATCAGCATTCCTGCAGACTGCTGGCTTTCCTATATTGTTCTTCGGCCTGTTCTTTTTCCCTTCGAAGTCGTCTTCCGGCGAAACTCCGATCGGCAAAGTTGCTATGATATACGTTGTCCTGGGGCTCATCATGACCGCCGACGACATTATGTATTCCCATGGGCTGATGTATCTTCCAGTCTCGACATATTCGCTCATCTGTGCTAGTCAGCTTGTCTTCAATGTCATCTTCTCATACGTCTTAAACTCTCAGAAACTCACTGGTTTGGTCATGAACTCTGTGGTCCTGCTTACCTTGTCTGCTTTGCTCCTTGGAGTCAACCATGAATCTTATGGATACACCGGTGTTTCAAGAGGAAAGTATCTTCTGGGTTTCCTACTGACACTAGGAGCGTCAGGCACATATTCACTTATCCTTTCCCTGATGCAACTTACATTCGAGAATGTGGTCAAGAAGCAAACCTTCTCGGCAGTTTTGAACATGCAGATATATACTGCATTTGTGGCAACCTTTGCCTGTCTTATTGGACTATTTGCAAGCGGTGAATGGAAAGATTTGAAAGGGGAGATGGACAGTTTCCAATCAGGGCAGTTCTCTTACCTGATGACCTTGGTGTGGACTTCCGTGTCCTGGCAGGTCGCTTCTATTGGAATGGTGGGTTTGATATTTGAGGTATCGTCGCTGTTCTCCAATGTGATCAGCATCTTTGCTCTGCCTATCGTTCCTCTTTTTGGTGTGATGGTCTTTCATGACGAGATGAATGGAGTCAAGATCATAGCCATGCTAATCTCGATATGGGGTTTCATTTCATATGTCTGTCAACACTATCTTGACAATAAGAAAGCTAGAAGTGCATAG
- the LOC112900825 gene encoding nuclear poly(A) polymerase 4-like codes for MAMASQPKQMFGEPISLVGPTAADLESTAELEKLLRGAGLYESPEESAVREEVLRDLQGIVDRWVKQLTFQHGYPDAMVEEATALLVPFGSYRLGVHGRGSDIDVLVVGPSFADRDHDFFVVLAGVLAETEAVHLQPVPGAHVPVMKMRFRGVQVDLVYASVNLAVVPRDLDLGDRSLLRGLDHATARSLNGVRVADEILRLVPDAGAFRTTLRCVKHWAKARGVYSNVSGFLGGVAWAVLVARVCQLYPNAAPSMLVPRFFKVLSQWRWPVPVMLRDIEHDAVLGLPVWDGRRNPRDRTHLMPVITPAYPCMNCTYNVSQATQRIIKEQIQAGHTACQEIVACGGRGWGALFQPFPFFRAYKSYLQVDATVAGGEDELREWKGWVESRLRQLVAKVERDTAGELLCHQIPHAYDAEPRGLPCTSSFFVGLSKSTPQQQQQQQQPQPPPPPQGRQQPQFDLRATTEEFLQDVYTYGFWRPGLAVAVKHIRRKDLPPYVMQKIRSPNSDALKRKRSDDGSSSSSPLSSSSSPSSGEDDSGRRSSRRAKLGSCIQHSNSLHGSGFSSPVEGVV; via the coding sequence ATGGCCATGGCTTCCCAGCCGAAGCAGATGTTCGGCGAGCCCATCTCTCTGGTTGGCCCGACGGCGGCCGACCTCGAGAGCACGGCGGAGCTCGAGAAGCTCCTGCGCGGGGCGGGGCTGTACGAGAGCCCCGAGGAGTCGGCAGTCCGCGAGGAGGTGCTGCGCGATCTCCAGGGCATCGTCGACCGCTGGGTGAAGCAGCTCACCTTCCAGCACGGGTACCCCGACGCCATGGTCGAGGAGGCCACCGCCCTGCTGGTTCCCTTCGGCTCCTACCGCCTCGGCGTCCACGGCCGCGGCTCCGACATCGACGTCCTCGTCGTGGGGCCCTCCTTCGCGGACCGCGACCACGACTTCTTCGTCGTGCTGGCCGGCGTCCTGGCCGAGACGGAGGCGGTGCACCTGCAGCCCGTGCCCGGCGCGCACGTCCCCGTCATGAAGATGCGGTTCCGCGGCGTGCAGGTGGACCTCGTCTACGCCAGCGTCAACCTCGCCGTGGTGCCCCGGGACCTGGACCTCGGCGACCGGTCACTGCTCCGCGGCCTTGACCACGCCACCGCCCGCAGCCTCAACGGCGTGCGCGTCGCCGACGAGATCCTGCGGCTGGTCCCGGACGCCGGCGCGTTCCGCACGACGCTGCGGTGCGTGAAGCACTGGGCCAAGGCGCGGGGCGTCTACTCCAACGTGTCCGGCTTCCTGGGCGGCGTGGCCTGGGCCGTCCTGGTGGCGCGCGTGTGCCAGCTCTACCCCAACGCCGCGCCCAGCATGCTGGTGCCGCGCTTCTTCAAGGTGCTCAGCCAGTGGAGGTGGCCCGTCCCGGTGATGCTGCGCGACATCGAGCACGACGCCGTGCTCGGCCTCCCCGTCTGGGACGGGCGCCGGAACCCGCGCGACCGGACCCACCTCATGCCCGTCATCACGCCGGCGTACCCGTGCATGAACTGCACCTACAACGTCTCGCAGGCTACCCAGCGGATCATCAAGGAGCAGATCCAGGCCGGCCACACCGCCTGCCAGGAGATCGTCGCctgcggcggccgcggctgggGCGCGCTGTTCCAGCCGTTCCCGTTTTTCAGGGCGTACAAGAGCTACCTGCAGGTGGACGCCAcggtggcgggcggcgaggACGAGCTCCGCGAGTGGAAGGGGTGGGTGGAGTCGCGGCTGCGGCAGCTGGTGGCCAAGGTCGAGAGGGACACGGCCGGCGAGCTGCTCTGCCACCAGATCCCGCACGCCTACGACGCCGAGCCTCGCGGCCTGCCGTGCACGTCGTCCTTCTTCGTGGGCTTGTCGAAGTCGacgccacagcagcagcagcagcagcagcagccgcagccgccgccgccgccgcaggggCGGCAGCAGCCGCAGTTTGATCTCCGTGCGACGACGGAGGAGTTCTTGCAGGACGTGTACACGTACGGCTTCTGGAGGCCCGGCTTGGCGGTGGCCGTCAAGCACATCCGGCGGAAGGACCTGCCGCCGTACGTGATGCAGAAGATTCGTAGCCCGAATAGCGATGCGCTCAAGAGGAAGCGCAGCGACGACGGATCCTCCTCTTCGTCGCCATTGTCGTCTtcgtcctccccctcctctggtGAGGACGACTCCGGCCGAAGATCGAGCAGACGTGCGAAGCTCGGAAGCTGCATCCAGCATAGTAATTCTCTTCACGGCAGTGGCTTTAGTTCTCCAGTAGAGGGCGTCGTCTGA
- the LOC112900824 gene encoding DNA replication ATP-dependent helicase/nuclease DNA2, producing the protein MPPKKRAASSKKSPSSQPSQPAKFGILHFFERQTQASQNAKRQKPDPPPPPPPPPPPPPPPEVEPSEVSPEVTKALAPKRVRFSPGMLIKQSQDDGAAEVVTWKVSPKNSSLEAMKKWHSSPLGLSRCTASGRNSGVIGSALAGCDGVEDSQSPFRTPPSLSYGCSQHLNGGATSEGGLEPLGAGQHKKALLDLLDQVEDAIMEEELPVDTGNKGGQAINEDNTNNSCSPVADGDLTFPSEKTADAPPLHSFLVLEVSEKHKTDDSACDRYPVKVLRLLNEHSGKECAVHLFDEWFHSLVGPGDTVNVIGEFIDQGKCIVDHDNNLVIVHPELLISGTRVASSFHCPRRSVLDDRLKSNEYSTSALIGTLLHQVFQAGLLEDSPSRQFLEQQAKEVLLKNIESLYACEVNESNMYSTLIEAIPKILNWLKCFLKGSKCSSVDFGHTEGRKTVGVTEVMDIEEMAWAPRYGLKGMIDASVISRVDSCNGGSHDKIMPLEFKTGKGTSGQTAMEHSAQVILYTLLMTERYLNKDIDLGLLYYLHTDQTLGIKVKRSDLIGLIMRRNELATEILKASISQSFPPMLQSPSTCNGCRHLNSCAIYHKAHGGNAATSGLGDLFDNLVNHLTVAHHNFLKHWDRLIDLEARASQVKKKNIFQPYHSNSGSRDCTPSYFALDIKNGHLIDSSGKCKRYIYNFVYHKMPPETIDQSNAQFDSLDFSLKCGDPVVLSTQSGRIAVANGSIRDISRSHITVSLPRRLRIPDSNSLSEPEDLKREIWRIDKDEFSSSFAIMRLNLVQLFAQNPQKSQLRNLIVDLEAPRFDSGGMFSQDPALSYIRSLPSLNSDQQRSLHKILGAKDYALILGMPGTGKTYTMVHAVKSLLMRGESILLTSYTNSAIDTLLMKLKSEGVDFIRIGRHEAVHPDVRDHCLSTEVQSVDAIKARMDQVQVVGVTCLGMYHPLLAHKKFDTCIMDEAGQITLPVSLGPLMLATKFVLVGDHYQLPPLVQSSEARENGMGVSLFWRLSEAHPQAISALRCQYRMSSGIMELSNSLIYGNRLCCGSLEIANAKLKFSGRETVQLKLKEILNPDRAVIFANTDQIPALEAKDHRTVNNPTEAHIISWIIKELLRRGVPQDDIGIITPYNAQVNIIQQCTDDLVEVHTIDKYQGRDKECIIVSFVRSTANSKASGASLLGDWHRINVLLTRAKKKLIMVGSRGTLSTIPLLRLLVDKVAEIGGLLDLTNNDVHSLRELRGSRLNAQ; encoded by the exons ATGCCTCCGAAGAAGCGCGCCGCCTCTTCAAAGAAGTCGCCATCGTCGCAGCCGTCGCAGCCCGCCAAGTTCGGCATCCTCCACTTCTTCGAGCGCCAGACCCAGGCCTCCCAGAATGCCAAGCGCCAGAAGCCCGACccccctccgcccccgccgcctcctcctcctcctccgccgccgcccgaggtGGAGCCATCGGAGGTCTCGCCGGAGGTCACCAAGGCGCTGGCGCCGAAGCGGGTCAGGTTTTCTCCCGGAATG TTGATTAAGCAGAGCCAGGATGATGGGGCCGCGGAGGTGGTGACTTGGAAGGTCTCGCCG AAAAATTCCTCGCTCGAGGCTATGAAGAAGTGGCATTCATCTCCATTGGGCTTGTCGAGGTGTACTGCTTCAGGGCGTAATTCAGGCGTTATTGGATCTGCTCTAGCTGGCTGTGATGGTGTTGAGGATTCTCAGAGCCCATTTCGGACTCCGCCATCGCTTTCCTATGGTTGCAGTCAG CACTTGAACGGTGGTGCCACTTCTGAGGGAGGACTTGAACCGTTGGGAGCAGGGCAGCACAAAAAG GCATTACTTGATCTTTTAGATCAAGTTGAGGATGCTATTATGGAAGAAGAATTGCCTGTTGATACTGGAAATAAAGGAGGGCAAGCCATAAACGAGGATAATACCAACAATAGTTGTTCTCCTGTTGCTGATGGTGATTTAACTTTCCCATCCGAGAAAACTGCTGATGCCCCACCCTTGCATAGTTTTCTTGTATTGGAG GTGTCAGAAAAACATAAAACTGATGATTCAGCATGTGATCGCTATCCTGTTAAG GTCCTGCGCCTGTTGAATGAACACTCTGGGAAAGAATGTGCTGTGCATTTGTTTGATGAGTG GTTCCATAGTCTTGTTGGGCCTGGTGATACTGTGAATGTCATTGGAGAATTCATTGATCAAGGAAAATGTATTGTTGATCATGACAACAATCTTGTTATCGTCCATCCTGAGTTACTCATTTCTGGGACACGG GTTGCTTCCAGCTTTCATTGTCCTAGAAGATCTGTACTGGATGACAGGCTCAAAAGCAATGAATATTCAACCAGTGCCTTGATTGGTACTCTTCTTCATCAAGTCTTTCAG GCTGGGCTACTTGAGGATTCTCCTTCACGGCAATTCTTGGAACAGCAAGCAAAAGAAGTTCTTCTAAAAAACATTGAGAGTTTATATGCATGTGAAG TCAATGAAAGCAACATGTACTCCACGCTTATTGAAGCAATCCCTAAGATATTAAACTGGCTCAAATGCTTTTTAAAG GGTTCAAAATGCTCCAGTGTTGATTTTGGACATACTGAAGGGAGAAAGACTGTTGGGGTGACTGAG GTGATGGATATTGAGGAAATGGCATGGGCCCCAAGATATGGTTTGAAAGGGATGATCGATGCTTCTGTAATATCAAGGGTCGACTCTTGCAACGGTGGCTCACATGATAAAATAATGCCACTAGAGTTCAAAACTGGTAAAGGAACTAGTGGTCAG ACAGCTATGGAACACTCTGCTCAGGTGATATTGTACACACTATTGATGACAGAGAG ATACTTGAATAAAGATATTGACTTGGGTCTTCTGTATTATCTTCACACAGACCAGACATTG GGAATTAAAGTAAAGAGGTCTGATTTAATTGGGCTAATAATGCGGCGCAACGAGCTTGCCACAGAGATCCTAAAGGCATCAATTTCACAGAGTTTTCCTCCAATGTTACAG AGCCCATCAACATGTAATGGATGTCGACACCTGAACTCTTGTGCCATATACCACAAG GCACATGGAGGCAATGCTGCAACTAGCGGGCTTGGTGATCTATTTGACAACCTTGTGAATCACTTGACAGTCGCGCATCATAACTTTCTTAAACATTGGGATAGATTGATTGATCTCGAAGCTAGAGCTTCTCAG GTCAAAAAGAAGAATATTTTCCAGCCCTATCATTCAAATTCTGGGAGCAGGGATTGCACGCCATCTTATTTTGCCCTCGACATAAAAAATGGGCATTTGATAGATTCTTCGGGAAAATGCAAAAGATACATATACAATTTTGTCTACCATAAGATGCCGCCTGAAACAATTGATCAGTCAAACGCTCAATTTGACAGCCTAGATTTCAGCCTCAAATGTGGTGATCCTGTG GTGCTTAGCACTCAATCTGGGAGAATAGCAGTTGCAAATGGATCCATAAGAGACATCAGTCGCTCCCATATAACG GTCTCTTTACCACGCCGTCTGAGAATTCCAGATAGTAATTCCTTGTCTGAGCCAGAAGACCTCAAACGTGAAATTTGGCGGATAGACAAAGATGAATTTAGTTCTTCATTTGCCATAATGAG ACTCAACCTTGTCCAACTATTTGCTCAGAATCCACAAAAATCTCAGCTACGGAACTTGATTGTTGATCTTGAG GCTCCCAGGTTTGATAGCGGAGGGATGTTTAGCCAAGATCCCGCACTATCATACATACGGTCACTGCCAAGTTTGAACAGTGACCAACAAAGATCATTGCATAAA ATTTTAGGGGCAAAGGATTATGCTCTAATATTAGGAATGCCCGGAACAGGCAAAACATATACAATGGTGCACGCTGTGAAGTCATTATTGATGAGAGGAGAATCTATTTTGCTAACTTCATATACTAATTCGGCTATTGATACTCTGCTCATGAAGTTGAAGAGTGAG GGTGTAGATTTTATTCGGATCGGAAGGCATGAAGCTGTACATCCTGATGTCAGGGATCACTGCTTGTCAA CTGAGGTACAATCGGTGGATGCGATTAAAGCAAGGATGGATCAAGTGCAGGTTGTTGGAGTTACTTGTTTGGGAATGTACCATCCCTTATTAGCACACAAGAAGTTTGACACATGTATCATGGATGAAGCTGGGCAAATCACATTACCG GTGTCACTGGGACCATTGATGCTTGCAACTAAGTTTGTTCTAGTAGGAGACCATTACCAACTTCCTCCACTTGTCCAG AGCTCTGAAGCTCGAGAAAACGGGATGGGTGTTAGCTTATTTTGGAGGTTATCAGAAGCACATCCTCAGGCAATCTCTGCACTGCGGTGCCAG TATCGCATGTCATCTGGTATCATGGAGCTGTCAAATTCATTGATTTACGGCAATAGGTTGTGCTGTGGTTCATTGGAAATTGCAAATGCCAAACTCAAGTTTTCTGGTAGAGAAACAGTGCAATTGAAGTTGAAAGAG ATCTTGAACCCTGATAGGGCTGTCATCTTTGCCAACACAG ATCAAATCCCAGCACTTGAGGCAAAGGATCACAGAACTGTGAACAATCCCACAGAAGCACACATAATTTCTTGG ATCATCAAAGAATTGCTAAGGAGAGGTGTACCTCAAGATGATATTGGTATCATAACCCCATACAACGCCCAAGTGAATATCATCCAGCAATGCACTGATGATTTGGTTGAGGTTCACACAATAGATAAATACCAG GGTAGGGATAAAGAATGTATAATAGTATCTTTTGTGCGCTCCACTGCAAATTCCAAGGCTAGTGGTGCTTCGTTGCTTGGTGATTGGCACAGGATCAATGTTCTATTGACACGTGCAAAG AAAAAGCTCATCATGGTTGGATCACGTGGAACACTTTCGACGATACCTTTGCTGAGGCTTCTTGTTGACAAGGTAGCTGAGATTGGTGGCCTGTTGGACTTGACAAATAATGATGTGCATTCTCTTCGAGAACTTAGAGGTTCTCGTTTGAATGCACAATAG
- the LOC112900037 gene encoding uncharacterized protein LOC112900037, whose product MRCARHPYEGGPGVCAPCLRGRLLALAAAQNEASSLPPLPLPPEPEPELLFPRSVSPYVCRRKSDASAPRGRPPGGLLFFRTPQVGPAYGGGGGGFEEGDIGFRRRRSGRFSVLAALFGHRSEDKDRDGGGKERRHRSSWLAGIVQRGRRRKEASTASPPRRSWRGVSERGLSPVRYAPGYADGDGDESASPAESPWLPSPSPLRKTPGRRRLGLGGPGGGVSGFAVCISPLVRPGLGRHLRGGHPTEAVSSELRPSPLHPLTSSASLHHCRSWKLADGGRFR is encoded by the coding sequence ATGAGGTGCGCCAGGCACCCGTACGAGGGCGGGCCCGGCGTCTGCGCGCCGTGCCTCCGCGGCCGCCtgctcgcgctcgccgccgcgcagAACGAGGCGTCCTCGCTGCccccgctcccgctcccgccggagccggagcccgaGCTGCTGTTCCCGCGGTCGGTGTCGCCCTACGTCTGCCGGCGCAAGTCCGACGCCTCGGCGCCGCGGGGCCGCCCGCCGGGCGGCCTGCTCTTCTTCCGGACGCCGCAGGTGGGGCCCGCGtacggaggcggcggaggcgggttcGAGGAGGGCGACATCGGGTTCCGGAGGCGGCGCAGCGGCAGGTTCTCCGTGCTCGCCGCGCTCTTCGGCCACAGATCGGAGGACAAGgacagggacggcggcggcaaggagcGGAGGCACCGGTCCTCCTGGCTCGCAGGGATCGTGCAGCGCGGCCGCCGGAGGAAGGAGGCCTCCACAGCGTCCCCGCCGCGGCGCTCGTGGCGCGGGGTCAGCGAGCGGGGGCTCTCCCCGGTGCGGTACGCCCCTGGGTACGCCGATGGGGACGGCGACGAGAGCGCCTCCCCCGCGGAGTCGCCGTGGCTGCCTTCGCCGTCGCCGTTGCGCAAGACCCCGGGCCGTCGCCGCCTGGGGCTGGGAGGCCCCGGGGGCGGCGTCTCGGGGTTCGCGGTGTGCATCAGCCCGCTCGTCCGGCCAGGGCTGGGCAGGCACCTCCGCGGAGGCCACCCGACGGAGGCCGTCTCCAGCGAGCTCCGGCCGTCGCCGCTGCACCCGCTCACCTCCAGCGCCTCGCTCCACCACTGCCGCTCCTGGAAGCTCGCCGACGGCGGCCGCTTCCGGTGA
- the LOC112901644 gene encoding putative invertase inhibitor: MKLLQALCPLVFLLACSTSNASVLRDACKSSAATHPDIGYGYCVKFFQADKGSAAADKRGLAAIAVKIVGAAAKGAARHIAALRASEKDRKRLECLRSCAELYSDAVSEIGDAADGSATGTARGRGDAVTALSAVLDAPRTCEQGFKELHAPSPLAAEDAEFGKKASVALSVTAAL; encoded by the coding sequence ATGAAGCTCCTGCAAGCTCTGTGCCCTcttgtcttcctcctcgcctGCTCCACGTCCAACGCTTCCGTCTTACGGGACGCGTGCAAGTCCTCCGCCGCAACGCACCCGGACATCGGCTACGGCTACTGCGTCAAGTTCTTCCAGGCCGACAAggggagcgccgccgcggacaAGCGCGGCCTCGCCGCCATCGCCGTGAAGATCGTCGGGGCAGCGGCCAAGGGCGCCGCCAGGCACATCGCCGCCCTGCGGGCCTCCGAGAAGGACAGGAAGCGGCTGGAGTGCCTCCGCTCGTGCGCCGAGCTGTACTCGGACGCCGTGTCCGAGATCGGCGACGCGGCGGACGGCAGCGCCACGGGCACGGCCAGGGGCCGGGGCGACGCGGTCACGGCGCTCAGCGCGGTGCTGGATGCACCCAGGACCTGCGAGCAAGGGTTCAAGGAGCTGCACGCGCCGTCGCCGCTGGCCGCGGAGGACGCCGAGTTCGGCAAGAAGGCGTCCGTCGCGCTGAGTGTAACGGCGGCGCTGTAG